The sequence TGTTCTTTCACAGGACAGATCCTGAGATGGCTCCCGGCTGGCCCCTCctttccatcccccccccccaccattgTGCTGCCAAGGCTATAAGTGGATATCCTGCCTGCATATCCTGCCCCCCCTCAACCCCCAGCTCCTGCAGGGCAACCggaagggcaggatggagccGAATTGGCCTGGGGAGGGAGCATGGCTGCAGGCCCTGGGTGGGGCTGGGGCAAACCAGCCTGGAAATAGGAGTTTATGTAGGAGATAGGGAAATTAAGGCCCTAATTAGGGTTCCAGGGAAGAAATATATATTCTTACTAAGAACTGAGCACATTAAGCCAGGGCGAGAGAGGACATCCAAAAGGCAACTGAGGGTCCTGACCCTCCCCTCCCTTTGCCTCCAACTCCAAGCTGTAAGGAATGACcgaaacaagaagaagaaagaggtgaAGGAAGAGGGTTCACCTGACAGCTACGAACTGAGTCCACAGTTAGAAGAGCTCATCACCAAGGTCAGCAAAGCCCACCAGGAGACTTTCCCCTCGCTCTGCCAGCTGGGCAAGTACACCACGGTGAGGAGTGGGCAGAGTCTGGGTGAGGGCGCTGTGTGCCTCAGAATGGGCAGGGCACCCAGGGGGAGCCTTCCCGTTCTAACTCATCTTTATTACCTGCAGAACTCCAGTGCAGATCACCGGGTACAGCTGGACCTGGGGCTGTGGGACAAGTTCAGCGAGCTGGCCACCAAGTGCATCATCAAGATCGTGGAGTTTGCTAAGCGGTTGCCGGGTTTTACAGGACTCAGCATTGCTGACCAGATCACTCTGCTCaaggctgcctgcctggacatCCTAGTGAGTTAGGCCCACAGGTTCTGGACCATTTTCTGCCACCACCAGGCTTCTTCTCTACCTAAGATCTTTTTGTCTTGGTCTTTGCCTCCTGGTTCATCTAGCCTCCCCTTTCCAATCTCAGAGTCCCACCCTTCTGTCTTACTCCTTGGATTCAGGCTTTtcttactgggaaccaaactcactTAGGAACTCGTCCTCAGGGGCAGCACTAACTCGTTgtctttacccccccccccccagatgctGCGAATCTGTACAAGGTACACCCCAGAGCAAGACACCATGACGTTCTCGGATGGGCTGACGCTGAACCGTACCCAGATGCACAATGCTGGCTTTGGGCCCCTTACAGATCTCGTCTTTGCCTTTGCTgggcagctcctgcctctggagaTGGATGACACGGAGACAGGACTGCTCAGTGCCATCTGCCTTATCTGTGGAGGTGCGGGGGCGCCCCCTGGCGTCTGTATGGGCTCCCTTCTCACCACACTCCATCCACATTGGTTTTCTGACCAGGTGGGGAAGCATGAGGGTCTCTTCCTTTGGGATTGTCACCATTGACCCCGTCCCACAGACTTCTCAGATCGTGTATATCCTTGCTGGCTAACCAAGCTAAGGACAAAAGGAGGCAGAGTTCAGGGGACTCAGAAACCCTGGCCACAGTGCCGAGATGGGAATCTGTAGAACTGATAACCCAGAGCAAGGTCCTTGCTGAGTGGTTAAAGGCACAGGCCGGCCTTACGTCAGGGGAGATAACCTGGAGGGCTTGGGTACAACAGTGAAGGGCTGGTGAGACATTCTGACTCTGAGACCCTCAGAAGAAAGTCTGTTGGGGGGGccagccccccgccccccgccagtgtccttccctgtctcaTTCTATTATCCTTGTATAGACCGCATGGACTTGGAGGAACCTGAGAAGGTGGATAAGCTGCAGGAGCCCTTGCTGGAAGCCCTGAGGCTTTATGCCCGGCGACGGAGACCCAGCCAACCCTACATGTTTCCAAGGATGCTTATGAAAATCACCGACCTCCGGGGCATCAGCACCAAGGGTTAGTTATGAGTCAGCCCCCTTCCCAGATCTGCAGGTCTCCTGAGTCACACAGGTGGGCAGGCACaggcaggaagaggcagggaCTGAGAACCCAGTGAACTCTGTGGAGTCCTAGCTCGACTGTATCCTTCTGGGGAGATTTGAGAcaaattcttttctgttttggtttggttactggtgtgtgtgtgtgtgtgtgtgtgtgtgtgtgtctgcgtgtgtgtgtgtctgcgtgtgtgtgtgtgtctctgtgtgtgtgtgtctctgtgtgtgtgtctctgtgtgtattgcCAGGGGTAGAACCCTAGGCAATCGCTCTATGCGTAGTGACACCCCAGCCAGCcctccttatttttctgtttggaaACTTGGTGGGCTAAACTTAATCCTACCTCAAAAGCTTATTGTAAAAACTAAATTAACTCACTACATAATATCCTTAGAGACTGGAATTAAGAACCTGGCATGGAGCCATGCATGCTGAGTGGTAGTTCATGCATGTCATTTCAGCAtgagagaggctgaagcaggaggattactttgagctgatgagttcaaggctagcctggacattTCCATCATCACAGGGAGTTCCCTCAGGCCGTGCTGGCTCAGAAGGGTGCCTGTAACATCATGAGTACTTGATAAACATTACTTGTTATAAAAGTTATTAAGAACCGGCCTTGGAACAGCTGGAAAACTCTGGATATTAGAACCTGACTGCTATGCTCTGTCATGGGGCTCGAAGTAGCATGCAGTGTAGCcttcaaaattttttatttatttattgtttatggtGGGGTGTTCTTGTCGTTGTatgatgtagaggtcagagggtaactcaCAGGAGTCAGCTCTCCCTTCACATGGTAGGTCCTTGGGTTGCCAGGCTCAGTAACAAATGCTTTTACTCACCGAGTTATCAAACTGGCCCTAAAGACGTTTTACTTATTGTTCATTATTGTGTGTGCagacatgtgtgccacagtgtgtgtgtggaggtcaggagacaactctgtagagtaggttctctcctctcacctctCTGTAGATTCTTGGACCAAACTTAGGTTGTTGGGTTTGTGCTTGTGTGAGCATATTATCCACGGAGCCGTCTGCCAATCGCACAAACCCACAGTGCAGTTTTGAAaagatgctgggcggtggtggtacacgtctttaatcccagcactcgggaggcagaggctggtggatctctgtgagttcgaggctagcctggtctacagagtgagttccaggacagccaggactacagagtaagatcctgtctctaaaaaaagagcaaagaaaaagagaaagcctgaaaTAATGAGGCAGATAGGCACCAGGCTGGGTGATGTTCAGGTAGAAGCTCTGGGCAGGGTAAGGGCACCTAGGAACCACAcggaaagagagggagagctaGGTACCGAGAAGTGATACGCCTGAGCCGGGAACACTTGTGAGTCACAGGGCAGTCGATTCAAGGAAGGTTGGGGCAGGGCCTCTACCCATGTGCTTCTGCTCTTCCAAGCTTCTTCACTTCTCTTTGTAGGAGCAGAAAGGGCCATTACCCTGAAGATGGAGATTCCAGGCCCGATGCCCCCCCTGATCCGAGAGATGCTGGAGAACCCTGAAATGTTTGAGGACGACTCCTCGAAGCCTGGCCCCCAACCCAAGGCTTCCAGTGAGGATGAAGCTCCAGGCGGCCGGGGCAAAGGGGGCCAAAGTCCCCCACCTGACCAGGGCCCCTGACCTACCCCACTGTGGGGCTGGGCTCCAGGCAGCAGACTGACCATTCCCCAGACGCCACCAGTGACTGGGGGAGGACCTGCCCTGCCCACTCCCCACCTTTCCGATGAGCTCATTGTTTTGCCAAAGTTTCTAGGGGTGCCTGTGTTCATCCCTGTCCTGTTCTAACTGGCTCCCTCTACAGTCCTGGAGGACTGCCTTGCACCTCCCAGAAGAACCGGAGAAGGGGTGAGCCTGGGTCTGGACTCTAAAAAATCTCAGCACTGCCTTTCAGATTCAGGCTACAGGCTCCCCAGGCAAGAGGAAGCCCTGCCTTCCCACAGCCCCTTCCTCTGCCAGGTGCTTGGGCCTCTGGGAGCAAACAGGAACACTAGAGACCAAAAGGGGAGCCCTCAAGGAGGGCTGAGCCCACCCTTGTGCCCTGCCCTGGGTGCCCAATGCTGTGTGATGCACCTGCCATGCACCCTGCCCCCGTGGCCCCATGCCCCTGCCAGGTGTAGGGCAGGCTGGACCCTGCATTTCTGGGGTGGGGCCTGAGGGTGAAGGGAGAAGTGTAAGCCCTTTCTGGACCTCTCCGCTGAGGTACAGCACTCGTCCTGGGCCCTCCATTTTACAAGCCCCTCCCTTAGCCCCGTCTTGTGCCTTGGCCTCCTGCCCCCATCTCAGCCACCAGGCAGGGACCCTCCTACACTACAGAGGGGCCAGGGATCCCTCTCCTAGTGCCTTCTACCCGTGACCCCTCAGAGCAGCTTGGCCCAGGGAGGGGAGATGCTGCTTAGCTGATCCCACCCTGACCCAGAGGAagcctctatttatttattagctTTTGTTTACACCCTGGAATGACCCCTTCCTCCGGGGGTCTTGGGAGGGGGAGCCCAGGGCCTCCGtgacccctcccttcttccccccaAGCCCCCCCTTTGTATTTAGCTGCCAAATAAGATTCCTGCAGGCTCCCCCTTTTCTCTGGGGGGTCAGGGTGCTGTCCCCTCCCCTCTGTTTAcatctcccctcccacccccactgtaTCGCATATTGCTGAGTTTTCTATTTTTGCAAAATAAAGTGATGGAAACTCATGGCATGTGGCTCCCTCTAGGCCAAGTCAGCAAGTCAGGTCAGGGAAGTGACCTGCTgacctggagaaggagctgggtggGGCGGTAGAGCTGCTAATGGCCTTCATAGTTTTCTTAGGGgagcaaagaaaataacaaaatgtgtTAGGTAACAGTAGCAGGGAAGGGCTGGGAGGGCGCTGCAGGGGCCCACTCTGAATGTTTGGCCTCCCCCAGCCACCAGTGAGTTCTTACCTGTGGTGGGATCCTAATGGGCTCCTGACGGCCAAGTGTGTGTTTGCTCTCTCTGGGCGGGGATCTCCTGAAGTTTCATTTGGTTGGAACACTTGTTCCTAGGCCTGGGAGAGAAGCGCAGCCCCACATCTAAGCTGCAGTGGGTTtagggtttgttggtttgtttgtttgtttgaaacggGGTCTCACTA is a genomic window of Peromyscus eremicus unplaced genomic scaffold, PerEre_H2_v1 PerEre#2#unplaced_1692, whole genome shotgun sequence containing:
- the Rarg gene encoding retinoic acid receptor gamma yields the protein MVPSSPSPPPPPRVYKPCFVCNDKSSGYHYGVSSCEGCKGFFRRSIQKNMVYTCHRDKNCIINKVTRNRCQYCRLQKCFEVGMSKEAVRNDRNKKKKEVKEEGSPDSYELSPQLEELITKVSKAHQETFPSLCQLGKYTTNSSADHRVQLDLGLWDKFSELATKCIIKIVEFAKRLPGFTGLSIADQITLLKAACLDILMLRICTRYTPEQDTMTFSDGLTLNRTQMHNAGFGPLTDLVFAFAGQLLPLEMDDTETGLLSAICLICGDRMDLEEPEKVDKLQEPLLEALRLYARRRRPSQPYMFPRMLMKITDLRGISTKGAERAITLKMEIPGPMPPLIREMLENPEMFEDDSSKPGPQPKASSEDEAPGGRGKGGQSPPPDQGP